From the Nocardiopsis changdeensis genome, one window contains:
- a CDS encoding alpha/beta fold hydrolase — MTGEDRFADLSDGTRICYRVQGPPEGVPVLLIAGLGLDLTSWPRRMVDGLLDRGARVVAFDNRDAGRSTRVPTPSPSPLHSVLGRPRPDSYDLGAMAADTVGLLDHLGIERAHLVGMSMGGMIGQTLAARHPDRTASLTSVFSTTGERRVGRVAWSSLARMGGRPARTVEESVRKHLAFLRHIGSAVFPPDIDEEVAWARGLWERAGGVRARSGVPRQIGAIHASGDRTRELARIGAPTLVVHGDVDLMVHPSGGRATARAVPGARFVEIGGMAHHLAPGVVDRLVDLVRDHTARAGG; from the coding sequence GTGACGGGGGAGGACCGGTTCGCCGACCTGTCGGACGGCACGCGGATCTGCTACCGCGTCCAGGGGCCGCCGGAGGGGGTCCCGGTGCTGCTCATCGCGGGCCTGGGACTGGACCTGACGTCCTGGCCCCGGCGGATGGTCGACGGGCTCCTGGACCGGGGCGCGCGGGTGGTCGCCTTCGACAACCGGGACGCGGGCCGCTCCACGCGGGTGCCGACGCCGTCGCCGTCCCCCTTGCACAGCGTGCTGGGTCGGCCGCGCCCGGACTCCTACGACCTGGGCGCCATGGCCGCGGACACCGTGGGCCTGCTGGACCACCTGGGCATCGAACGCGCCCACCTGGTGGGGATGTCGATGGGCGGCATGATCGGGCAGACCCTCGCGGCCCGCCACCCCGACCGGACGGCGTCGCTCACGTCGGTCTTCTCCACCACGGGGGAGCGGCGGGTGGGCCGGGTGGCGTGGTCGAGCCTGGCCCGCATGGGCGGGCGCCCGGCGCGCACGGTCGAGGAGTCGGTGCGCAAGCACCTGGCGTTCCTGCGGCACATCGGGTCGGCGGTCTTCCCGCCGGACATCGACGAGGAGGTCGCCTGGGCGCGGGGCCTGTGGGAGCGGGCCGGGGGAGTGCGGGCCCGCAGCGGGGTGCCGCGGCAGATCGGGGCCATCCACGCCTCGGGGGACCGGACCCGGGAGCTGGCGCGGATCGGCGCCCCCACGCTCGTGGTGCACGGGGACGTGGACCTCATGGTGCACCCCAGCGGCGGGCGGGCCACCGCGCGGGCCGTGCCGGGGGCCAGGTTCGTGGAGATCGGGGGGATGGCCCACCACCTGGCCCCGGGGGTGGTGGATCGGCTGGTGGACCTGGTCCGGGACCACACGGCCCGCGCCGGGGGCTGA
- the aztD gene encoding zinc metallochaperone AztD has product MRSPRTAARAALPVALSAGLLLSACSAGQDGGAEQASTDASPAEAAIANPIAVTYDGGIYVLDGDTLEVAQDIEIEGFNRLNPAGDDRHVFVSTSEGFQVLDAAAGELTDTVFAADTPGHVVRHAGRTVLFADGSGEITAFDSDALGDGIPEDAETHTAEEAHHGVAVERENGELLLTIGTEEERTGALVLDADGEEIARSEDCPGVHGEAAAEGDTIVIGCEDGVLVYGDDGFTKVDAEHDYGRIGNQAGSDTSPIVLGDYKTDPDAELERPEQVSLIDTSDASLTLVELPSSYTFRSLGRGPGDEALVLGTDGSLHVIDPETAELTDSIELMDAWEEPLEWQQPRPALFVRGGTAYVTDTATRQVHALNLETGEVTASTTLEETPNELSGVAP; this is encoded by the coding sequence ATGAGATCACCCCGCACCGCGGCACGGGCGGCCCTGCCCGTCGCCCTCTCCGCCGGACTGCTGCTGAGCGCCTGCTCGGCCGGCCAGGACGGCGGGGCCGAGCAGGCCTCCACGGACGCCTCCCCCGCCGAGGCCGCCATCGCGAACCCGATCGCGGTCACCTACGACGGCGGCATCTACGTCCTGGACGGCGACACCCTGGAGGTCGCCCAAGACATCGAGATCGAGGGCTTCAACCGGCTCAACCCCGCCGGGGACGACCGCCACGTGTTCGTCTCCACCTCCGAGGGCTTCCAGGTCCTGGACGCCGCCGCCGGCGAGCTGACCGACACCGTGTTCGCGGCCGACACCCCCGGCCACGTCGTCCGCCACGCCGGGCGCACCGTGCTGTTCGCCGACGGCAGCGGCGAGATCACCGCCTTCGACTCCGACGCCCTGGGCGACGGGATCCCCGAGGACGCCGAGACCCACACCGCCGAGGAGGCCCACCACGGGGTGGCCGTCGAACGGGAGAACGGCGAACTCCTGCTCACCATCGGCACCGAGGAGGAGCGCACCGGCGCCCTCGTCCTGGACGCCGACGGCGAGGAGATCGCCCGCAGCGAGGACTGCCCCGGCGTCCACGGCGAGGCCGCCGCCGAGGGCGACACCATCGTCATCGGCTGCGAGGACGGCGTCCTGGTCTACGGCGACGACGGGTTCACCAAGGTCGACGCCGAGCACGACTACGGCCGCATCGGCAACCAGGCCGGATCCGACACCTCGCCCATCGTCCTGGGCGACTACAAGACCGACCCGGACGCCGAACTGGAGCGCCCCGAGCAGGTCTCCCTGATCGACACCTCCGACGCCTCGCTCACCCTGGTCGAGCTGCCCTCCAGCTACACCTTCCGCTCCCTGGGCCGCGGCCCCGGGGACGAGGCCCTGGTCCTGGGCACCGACGGCTCCCTGCACGTCATCGACCCCGAGACCGCCGAGCTCACCGACTCCATCGAGCTGATGGACGCCTGGGAGGAGCCGCTGGAGTGGCAGCAGCCGCGCCCGGCCCTCTTCGTCCGCGGCGGCACCGCCTACGTGACCGACACCGCCACCCGCCAGGTCCACGCCCTGAACCTGGAGACCGGCGAGGTCACCGCGTCGACCACCCTGGAGGAGACCCCCAACGAGCTGAGCGGCGTCGCCCCCTGA
- the aztC gene encoding zinc ABC transporter substrate-binding protein AztC, with product MSSPRTRPRTAALALALAAALGLSSCSAGDGPGEGIVVTTNILGDLTRAVVGDQAEVTVLMKPDADPHSFGVSAQEAALIEGAALVVHNGLGLEEGVARNVAAAEEAGVPVLAVGEAVDPLPYTSDESEGEPDPHFWTDPARVAAAVDLIAEQVVERVDGVDAEAVRANAEAYGGELAELDEWMTAEFDAIPREERRLVTNHHVFGYLADRYGFEVIGAVIPSGTTLASPSASDLQSLAEAVEAAGVRAVFADSSQPDRLATVMAEQAGVEIDVIPLYSESLTGPDGGAPTYLDMMRANTEAIVDGLTAP from the coding sequence ATGAGCAGCCCCCGCACCCGGCCGCGCACCGCGGCGCTCGCCCTGGCCCTGGCCGCCGCCCTCGGCCTCTCCTCCTGCTCCGCCGGCGACGGCCCCGGCGAGGGGATCGTGGTCACCACCAACATCCTCGGCGACCTCACCCGCGCGGTGGTCGGCGACCAGGCCGAGGTGACCGTCCTGATGAAGCCCGACGCCGACCCCCACTCCTTCGGGGTCTCCGCCCAGGAGGCCGCGCTCATCGAGGGCGCCGCCCTGGTGGTGCACAACGGCCTGGGCCTGGAGGAGGGCGTGGCCCGCAACGTGGCCGCCGCCGAGGAGGCGGGCGTCCCCGTCCTGGCGGTGGGCGAGGCCGTCGACCCGCTGCCCTACACCTCCGACGAGAGCGAGGGCGAACCCGACCCCCACTTCTGGACCGACCCCGCACGGGTCGCCGCCGCCGTGGACCTCATCGCCGAACAGGTCGTGGAGCGGGTCGACGGCGTCGACGCCGAGGCGGTCCGCGCCAACGCCGAGGCCTACGGCGGGGAGCTGGCCGAACTGGACGAGTGGATGACCGCCGAGTTCGACGCGATCCCCCGCGAGGAGCGCCGGCTGGTGACCAACCACCACGTCTTCGGCTACCTCGCCGACCGCTACGGCTTCGAGGTCATCGGCGCGGTCATCCCCTCCGGCACCACCCTGGCCTCCCCCAGCGCCTCGGACCTGCAGTCCCTCGCCGAAGCGGTCGAGGCCGCCGGCGTGCGGGCGGTGTTCGCCGACTCCTCCCAGCCCGACCGGCTGGCCACGGTCATGGCCGAGCAGGCCGGCGTGGAGATCGACGTCATCCCGCTCTACTCCGAATCGCTGACCGGCCCGGACGGCGGAGCGCCCACCTACCTGGACATGATGCGCGCCAACACCGAGGCCATCGTCGACGGCCTCACCGCGCCCTGA
- a CDS encoding ABC transporter, with the protein MIRTHRRGRLPASGAGLLAAALLAGCGPAPQEEPPADAEPTPHGYVEGAEEAAEPQSRLVLADDEGRIQVLDLITEESTLLDPVGPVDGITGDGRFAYLSSSDERTTSVVDSGVWTVDHGDHSHYYRAEIRTAGTADITAASAATDTALTALNGADGTLALLDRPSLEDGTAAAAAADPRAAGLTLPYAERLIVAEDGPVQVLDRDGGPLETLGEECADPGAWADTRRGLVLGCADGALVVTEDDGALTAEPLPYPDGLPAGAAVAGFHHRPGAAALAAVPAPDTVLVLDLAERRWDHWELPGVVTATAVGEGASVLALTEDGALHALDPATGEERARTDLLERVDAEHPPTLQVDTSRAYVNDAHAGRVHEIDYNDDLRVARTFETEVAPHHMVETGR; encoded by the coding sequence ATGATCCGCACCCACCGCAGAGGCCGGCTCCCGGCGTCGGGCGCCGGGCTGCTCGCCGCCGCGCTGCTCGCCGGATGCGGCCCCGCGCCGCAGGAGGAGCCGCCCGCGGACGCCGAGCCGACCCCGCACGGCTACGTCGAGGGGGCTGAAGAGGCCGCCGAGCCCCAGTCGCGCCTGGTCCTGGCCGACGACGAGGGCCGGATCCAGGTCCTGGACCTGATCACCGAGGAGTCCACCCTGCTGGACCCCGTCGGCCCCGTCGACGGGATCACCGGCGACGGGCGGTTCGCGTACCTGTCGTCATCCGATGAACGGACGACCTCCGTCGTCGACAGCGGCGTGTGGACCGTCGACCACGGCGACCACTCCCACTACTACCGGGCGGAGATCCGCACGGCCGGGACCGCCGACATCACCGCCGCGAGCGCGGCGACCGACACCGCCCTCACCGCCCTGAACGGCGCCGACGGCACGCTCGCGCTGCTGGACCGGCCCTCCCTGGAGGACGGGACCGCCGCCGCTGCCGCCGCCGACCCGCGGGCGGCCGGCCTGACCCTCCCCTACGCCGAGCGGCTGATCGTGGCCGAGGACGGCCCCGTACAGGTCCTGGACCGGGACGGCGGACCCCTGGAGACCCTGGGCGAGGAGTGCGCCGACCCCGGGGCATGGGCCGACACCCGCCGCGGCCTCGTCCTGGGCTGCGCGGACGGCGCGCTCGTGGTCACCGAGGACGACGGCGCCCTGACCGCGGAGCCCCTCCCCTACCCCGACGGCCTGCCGGCCGGGGCCGCCGTCGCCGGGTTCCACCACCGGCCCGGGGCCGCGGCCCTGGCGGCGGTCCCCGCCCCGGACACCGTCCTCGTGCTCGACCTCGCCGAACGGCGCTGGGACCACTGGGAGCTGCCCGGCGTCGTCACGGCGACGGCGGTCGGCGAGGGCGCCTCCGTACTCGCCCTCACCGAGGACGGGGCCCTGCACGCCCTGGACCCCGCCACCGGCGAGGAACGCGCCCGCACCGACCTCCTGGAGCGGGTCGACGCCGAGCACCCCCCGACCCTCCAGGTGGACACCTCCCGGGCCTACGTCAACGACGCGCACGCCGGACGGGTCCACGAGATCGACTACAACGACGACCTGCGCGTGGCACGCACCTTCGAGACCGAGGTCGCGCCCCACCACATGGTCGAGACCGGACGGTGA
- the aztB gene encoding zinc ABC transporter permease AztB yields MEALFAPFEVVFVQRALWGGVLVSLICALAGTWVVLRGMAFLGDAMSHGMLPGVALASLLGGNLFVGAAAAAAGMALGVTALNRSPRLSQDTSIGLLFVGMLSAGVIIVSHSGSFAVDLTGFLFGDVLAVREQDLVLLALALLVALPVAVLGHRSFTALAFDPRKATTLGLAPRAAHAAMLGLITLAVVASFHVVGTLLVFGLLIAPPAAAALWARSIPAIMAGAAVLGCTATFVGLLVSWHWGTAAGASISATAVALFFCSAALSRLRPGGGPTPPDDDPPAPLHTDERSNAS; encoded by the coding sequence ATGGAAGCCCTATTCGCCCCCTTCGAGGTGGTCTTCGTGCAGCGTGCGCTGTGGGGAGGCGTCCTCGTGTCCCTCATCTGCGCACTGGCCGGAACCTGGGTGGTGCTGCGCGGGATGGCCTTCCTGGGGGACGCGATGTCCCACGGAATGCTCCCCGGGGTCGCCCTGGCCTCGCTGCTGGGCGGCAACCTGTTCGTCGGCGCTGCCGCGGCCGCGGCCGGGATGGCGCTGGGGGTCACCGCGCTGAACCGCTCGCCGCGCCTGTCCCAGGACACGAGCATCGGCCTGCTCTTCGTCGGCATGCTCTCGGCGGGGGTGATCATCGTCTCCCACTCGGGGTCCTTCGCCGTCGACCTCACCGGCTTCCTGTTCGGCGACGTCCTGGCCGTGCGGGAGCAGGACCTGGTCCTGCTCGCCCTGGCCCTGCTGGTGGCCCTCCCCGTCGCGGTCCTGGGACACCGCTCCTTCACCGCCCTGGCCTTCGACCCGCGCAAGGCGACGACCCTGGGCCTGGCCCCCCGGGCCGCGCACGCCGCCATGCTCGGCCTCATCACCCTGGCGGTGGTCGCCTCGTTCCACGTGGTCGGCACCCTGCTCGTCTTCGGCCTGCTCATCGCCCCTCCGGCCGCGGCCGCGCTCTGGGCCAGGAGCATCCCCGCGATCATGGCCGGCGCCGCCGTACTGGGCTGCACCGCCACCTTCGTCGGTCTGCTCGTGTCCTGGCACTGGGGCACCGCGGCCGGGGCCAGCATCTCGGCCACCGCCGTGGCCCTCTTCTTCTGCTCGGCCGCCCTGTCCCGGCTCCGGCCCGGCGGCGGCCCCACTCCCCCCGACGACGATCCCCCCGCACCCCTGCACACGGACGAAAGGTCGAACGCGTCATGA
- the aztA gene encoding zinc ABC transporter ATP-binding protein AztA: MTSDGAGTAGAPAVELADVYAGHGGRDVLRGVTLALPAGTVTALVGANGSGKSTLLSVMAGVLAPRTGSVSLGTPRRPALVVQRSAVSDALPITVRETVEMGRWGLRGPWRRLTRRDREEVGACMERLGVADLARRQLGELSGGQRQRVLLAQGLAQEADLLLLDEPATGLDADSRARIGEVLEQERARGVTVVHATHSEREAARADLVLRMRGGLPREAGGALAQR; encoded by the coding sequence ATGACCTCGGACGGGGCCGGTACGGCAGGGGCGCCGGCGGTCGAACTGGCGGACGTGTACGCGGGCCACGGCGGCCGCGACGTCCTGCGCGGCGTCACCCTGGCGCTCCCCGCGGGGACGGTGACCGCCCTGGTGGGGGCCAACGGCTCGGGCAAGTCCACGCTGCTGTCCGTCATGGCCGGGGTCCTGGCCCCGCGGACCGGGAGTGTGAGCCTGGGCACGCCGCGCCGCCCCGCCCTCGTTGTGCAGCGCAGCGCGGTCTCCGACGCGCTGCCCATCACGGTGCGGGAGACCGTGGAGATGGGCAGGTGGGGGCTGCGGGGGCCGTGGCGCAGGCTGACCCGCCGGGACCGGGAGGAGGTCGGGGCGTGCATGGAGCGGCTGGGGGTCGCCGACCTGGCCCGGCGGCAGCTGGGCGAGCTGTCCGGCGGGCAGCGCCAGCGGGTCCTGCTGGCCCAGGGGCTGGCCCAGGAGGCGGACCTGCTCCTGCTCGACGAGCCCGCGACCGGCCTGGACGCGGACTCCCGCGCCCGGATCGGGGAGGTGCTGGAGCAGGAGCGCGCCCGCGGGGTCACCGTCGTGCACGCCACGCACTCCGAACGCGAGGCCGCGCGCGCCGACCTCGTCCTGCGGATGCGGGGCGGGCTGCCCCGGGAGGCCGGCGGGGCGCTCGCCCAAAGGTGA